A stretch of the Glycine soja cultivar W05 chromosome 13, ASM419377v2, whole genome shotgun sequence genome encodes the following:
- the LOC114382475 gene encoding TOM1-like protein 3 isoform X1 → MANNAAACAERATSDMLIGPDWAINIELCDIINMDPRICFIYLLRNDQETSCLIGHVFWQAKDAIKILKKRLSSKNPQIQLLALFALETLSKNCGDSVFQQIIEQDILHEMVKIVKKPDLRVREKILILIDTWQEAFGGPSGKYPQYLAAYNELKSAGVEFPPREENSAPFFTPPQTLPVHLAAAEYDDASIQASLHSDASGLSLPEIQNAQGLADVLTEMVNALDPKNPEVENQEVIAELVDQCRSYQKRVMLLVNETSDEQLLGQGLALNDSLQRVLCQHDNIVKGTPDTGTRGTETSTLPLVYVTNEEDESDVDFAQLAHRSSRDTNAQRANAKAEPVRVNPILPPPPAPKKPIFTDAGMIDYLSGDAYKTEASHEQSEPTSYAVPLHSSPTNPASTAATLSSSPPYSPSTPSRILSKQPVYDEPPPINKSSESLPLSPLETQSPGFLLPPPSSYNQRQQFFEQQGVPHSSSGFSSADDSLLAQTQNLSLNSSTPTKQEKTEDVLFKDLVDFAKSKTSSSSKPSRPF, encoded by the exons ATGGCTAACAATGCAGCAGCCTGTGCTGAGAGAGCAACTAGTGACATGCTGATTGGTCCAGACTGGGCAATTAACATAGAGTTGTGTGATATAATTAATATGGACCCTAG GATATGCTTTATTTATCTATTAAGAAATGACCAGGAAACTAGCTGCTTGATTGGCCATGTATTTTG GCAAGCAAAGGATGCAATAAAGATACTTAAGAAGCGTTTGAGCAGTAAAAATCCCCAAATACAACTTTTGGCTCTTTTT GCACTGGAAACCCTTAGTAAAAATTGTGGTGACAGTGTATTTCAGCAGATCATTGAACAGGATATCTTACATGAAATGGTTAAAATAGTGAAGAAG CCAGACTTACGTGTGAGGGAAAagatattgattttgattgATACATGGCAAGAAGCTTTTGGAGGACCAAGTGGAAAATATCCACAGTACCTTGCAGCATATAATGAATTAAAG TCTGCTGGAGTTGAATTTCCCCCACGAGAAGAGAATAGTGCTCctttcttcactcctccccaaACCCTGCCAGTTCATCTTGCTGCTGCAGAATATGATGATGCTTCTATTCAGGCTTCTCTTCATTCAGATGCATCTGGCCTTAG TTTGCCAGAGATCCAGAATGCTCAAGGGCTGGCAGATGTATTGACTGAAATGGTTAATGCCTTGGATCCTAAAAATCCTGAG GTTGAGAACCAGGAGGTGATTGCTGAACTTGTTGACCAGTGTCGCTCATACCAAAAGCGTGTTATGCTTCTTGTAAATGAGACTTC GGATGAGCAGCTTTTAGGTCAGGGATTGGCACTGAATGACAGTCTTCAGCGAGTGCTTTGTCAACATGACAATATTGTAAAAGGAACTCCAGATACAGGCACAAGAGGAACAGAAACGTCAACTCTGCCACTTGTATATGTAACCAATGAAGAGGATGAGTCAGACGTTGATTTTGCCCAACTAGCCCATAG GTCCTCACGAGATACGAATGCACAGAGAGCCAATGCCAAGGCAGAACCCGTGAGAGTAAACCCAATTCTTCCTCCACCACCAGCACCAAAGAAACCAATCTTCACAGATGCTGGTATGATTGACTATCTCAGTGGTGATGCATACAAAACAGAAGCATCCCATGAACAATCTGAACCAACTTCATATGCCGTGCCCCTTCATTCTAGTCCTACTAATCCTGCCTCAACCGCTGCAACACTATCTTCCTCTCCACCTTATTCCCCAAGTACTCCATCGCGAATTTTAAGCAAACAGCCTGTGTATGATGAACCACCTCCCATCAATAAATCCTCAGAAAGCCTTCCTCTATCTCCCTTGGAAACACAATCTCCAGGCTTCCTTCTGCCGCCCCCTTCAAGCTATAATCAGAGACAGCAGTTTTTTGAGCAACAAGGTGTTCCTCATTCAAGTTCTGGGTTCAGTTCCGCAGATGACAGCTTGTTGGCACAAACCCAGAATTTGTCTCTGAATTCATCTACTCCAACCAAACAAGAGAAGACAGAAGATGTCCTTTTTAAAGATCTAGTTGACTTTGCAAAATCTAAAACCTCATCCTCTTCCAAACCCAGTAGGCCATTTTGA
- the LOC114382475 gene encoding TOM1-like protein 3 isoform X3 has translation MANNAAACAERATSDMLIGPDWAINIELCDIINMDPRICFIYLLRNDQETSCLIGHVFWQAKDAIKILKKRLSSKNPQIQLLALFPDLRVREKILILIDTWQEAFGGPSGKYPQYLAAYNELKSAGVEFPPREENSAPFFTPPQTLPVHLAAAEYDDASIQASLHSDASGLSLPEIQNAQGLADVLTEMVNALDPKNPEVENQEVIAELVDQCRSYQKRVMLLVNETSDEQLLGQGLALNDSLQRVLCQHDNIVKGTPDTGTRGTETSTLPLVYVTNEEDESDVDFAQLAHRSSRDTNAQRANAKAEPVRVNPILPPPPAPKKPIFTDAGMIDYLSGDAYKTEASHEQSEPTSYAVPLHSSPTNPASTAATLSSSPPYSPSTPSRILSKQPVYDEPPPINKSSESLPLSPLETQSPGFLLPPPSSYNQRQQFFEQQGVPHSSSGFSSADDSLLAQTQNLSLNSSTPTKQEKTEDVLFKDLVDFAKSKTSSSSKPSRPF, from the exons ATGGCTAACAATGCAGCAGCCTGTGCTGAGAGAGCAACTAGTGACATGCTGATTGGTCCAGACTGGGCAATTAACATAGAGTTGTGTGATATAATTAATATGGACCCTAG GATATGCTTTATTTATCTATTAAGAAATGACCAGGAAACTAGCTGCTTGATTGGCCATGTATTTTG GCAAGCAAAGGATGCAATAAAGATACTTAAGAAGCGTTTGAGCAGTAAAAATCCCCAAATACAACTTTTGGCTCTTTTT CCAGACTTACGTGTGAGGGAAAagatattgattttgattgATACATGGCAAGAAGCTTTTGGAGGACCAAGTGGAAAATATCCACAGTACCTTGCAGCATATAATGAATTAAAG TCTGCTGGAGTTGAATTTCCCCCACGAGAAGAGAATAGTGCTCctttcttcactcctccccaaACCCTGCCAGTTCATCTTGCTGCTGCAGAATATGATGATGCTTCTATTCAGGCTTCTCTTCATTCAGATGCATCTGGCCTTAG TTTGCCAGAGATCCAGAATGCTCAAGGGCTGGCAGATGTATTGACTGAAATGGTTAATGCCTTGGATCCTAAAAATCCTGAG GTTGAGAACCAGGAGGTGATTGCTGAACTTGTTGACCAGTGTCGCTCATACCAAAAGCGTGTTATGCTTCTTGTAAATGAGACTTC GGATGAGCAGCTTTTAGGTCAGGGATTGGCACTGAATGACAGTCTTCAGCGAGTGCTTTGTCAACATGACAATATTGTAAAAGGAACTCCAGATACAGGCACAAGAGGAACAGAAACGTCAACTCTGCCACTTGTATATGTAACCAATGAAGAGGATGAGTCAGACGTTGATTTTGCCCAACTAGCCCATAG GTCCTCACGAGATACGAATGCACAGAGAGCCAATGCCAAGGCAGAACCCGTGAGAGTAAACCCAATTCTTCCTCCACCACCAGCACCAAAGAAACCAATCTTCACAGATGCTGGTATGATTGACTATCTCAGTGGTGATGCATACAAAACAGAAGCATCCCATGAACAATCTGAACCAACTTCATATGCCGTGCCCCTTCATTCTAGTCCTACTAATCCTGCCTCAACCGCTGCAACACTATCTTCCTCTCCACCTTATTCCCCAAGTACTCCATCGCGAATTTTAAGCAAACAGCCTGTGTATGATGAACCACCTCCCATCAATAAATCCTCAGAAAGCCTTCCTCTATCTCCCTTGGAAACACAATCTCCAGGCTTCCTTCTGCCGCCCCCTTCAAGCTATAATCAGAGACAGCAGTTTTTTGAGCAACAAGGTGTTCCTCATTCAAGTTCTGGGTTCAGTTCCGCAGATGACAGCTTGTTGGCACAAACCCAGAATTTGTCTCTGAATTCATCTACTCCAACCAAACAAGAGAAGACAGAAGATGTCCTTTTTAAAGATCTAGTTGACTTTGCAAAATCTAAAACCTCATCCTCTTCCAAACCCAGTAGGCCATTTTGA
- the LOC114382475 gene encoding TOM1-like protein 3 isoform X4, whose protein sequence is MANNAAACAERATSDMLIGPDWAINIELCDIINMDPRQAKDAIKILKKRLSSKNPQIQLLALFPDLRVREKILILIDTWQEAFGGPSGKYPQYLAAYNELKSAGVEFPPREENSAPFFTPPQTLPVHLAAAEYDDASIQASLHSDASGLSLPEIQNAQGLADVLTEMVNALDPKNPEVENQEVIAELVDQCRSYQKRVMLLVNETSDEQLLGQGLALNDSLQRVLCQHDNIVKGTPDTGTRGTETSTLPLVYVTNEEDESDVDFAQLAHRSSRDTNAQRANAKAEPVRVNPILPPPPAPKKPIFTDAGMIDYLSGDAYKTEASHEQSEPTSYAVPLHSSPTNPASTAATLSSSPPYSPSTPSRILSKQPVYDEPPPINKSSESLPLSPLETQSPGFLLPPPSSYNQRQQFFEQQGVPHSSSGFSSADDSLLAQTQNLSLNSSTPTKQEKTEDVLFKDLVDFAKSKTSSSSKPSRPF, encoded by the exons ATGGCTAACAATGCAGCAGCCTGTGCTGAGAGAGCAACTAGTGACATGCTGATTGGTCCAGACTGGGCAATTAACATAGAGTTGTGTGATATAATTAATATGGACCCTAG GCAAGCAAAGGATGCAATAAAGATACTTAAGAAGCGTTTGAGCAGTAAAAATCCCCAAATACAACTTTTGGCTCTTTTT CCAGACTTACGTGTGAGGGAAAagatattgattttgattgATACATGGCAAGAAGCTTTTGGAGGACCAAGTGGAAAATATCCACAGTACCTTGCAGCATATAATGAATTAAAG TCTGCTGGAGTTGAATTTCCCCCACGAGAAGAGAATAGTGCTCctttcttcactcctccccaaACCCTGCCAGTTCATCTTGCTGCTGCAGAATATGATGATGCTTCTATTCAGGCTTCTCTTCATTCAGATGCATCTGGCCTTAG TTTGCCAGAGATCCAGAATGCTCAAGGGCTGGCAGATGTATTGACTGAAATGGTTAATGCCTTGGATCCTAAAAATCCTGAG GTTGAGAACCAGGAGGTGATTGCTGAACTTGTTGACCAGTGTCGCTCATACCAAAAGCGTGTTATGCTTCTTGTAAATGAGACTTC GGATGAGCAGCTTTTAGGTCAGGGATTGGCACTGAATGACAGTCTTCAGCGAGTGCTTTGTCAACATGACAATATTGTAAAAGGAACTCCAGATACAGGCACAAGAGGAACAGAAACGTCAACTCTGCCACTTGTATATGTAACCAATGAAGAGGATGAGTCAGACGTTGATTTTGCCCAACTAGCCCATAG GTCCTCACGAGATACGAATGCACAGAGAGCCAATGCCAAGGCAGAACCCGTGAGAGTAAACCCAATTCTTCCTCCACCACCAGCACCAAAGAAACCAATCTTCACAGATGCTGGTATGATTGACTATCTCAGTGGTGATGCATACAAAACAGAAGCATCCCATGAACAATCTGAACCAACTTCATATGCCGTGCCCCTTCATTCTAGTCCTACTAATCCTGCCTCAACCGCTGCAACACTATCTTCCTCTCCACCTTATTCCCCAAGTACTCCATCGCGAATTTTAAGCAAACAGCCTGTGTATGATGAACCACCTCCCATCAATAAATCCTCAGAAAGCCTTCCTCTATCTCCCTTGGAAACACAATCTCCAGGCTTCCTTCTGCCGCCCCCTTCAAGCTATAATCAGAGACAGCAGTTTTTTGAGCAACAAGGTGTTCCTCATTCAAGTTCTGGGTTCAGTTCCGCAGATGACAGCTTGTTGGCACAAACCCAGAATTTGTCTCTGAATTCATCTACTCCAACCAAACAAGAGAAGACAGAAGATGTCCTTTTTAAAGATCTAGTTGACTTTGCAAAATCTAAAACCTCATCCTCTTCCAAACCCAGTAGGCCATTTTGA
- the LOC114382475 gene encoding TOM1-like protein 3 isoform X2, producing the protein MANNAAACAERATSDMLIGPDWAINIELCDIINMDPRQAKDAIKILKKRLSSKNPQIQLLALFALETLSKNCGDSVFQQIIEQDILHEMVKIVKKPDLRVREKILILIDTWQEAFGGPSGKYPQYLAAYNELKSAGVEFPPREENSAPFFTPPQTLPVHLAAAEYDDASIQASLHSDASGLSLPEIQNAQGLADVLTEMVNALDPKNPEVENQEVIAELVDQCRSYQKRVMLLVNETSDEQLLGQGLALNDSLQRVLCQHDNIVKGTPDTGTRGTETSTLPLVYVTNEEDESDVDFAQLAHRSSRDTNAQRANAKAEPVRVNPILPPPPAPKKPIFTDAGMIDYLSGDAYKTEASHEQSEPTSYAVPLHSSPTNPASTAATLSSSPPYSPSTPSRILSKQPVYDEPPPINKSSESLPLSPLETQSPGFLLPPPSSYNQRQQFFEQQGVPHSSSGFSSADDSLLAQTQNLSLNSSTPTKQEKTEDVLFKDLVDFAKSKTSSSSKPSRPF; encoded by the exons ATGGCTAACAATGCAGCAGCCTGTGCTGAGAGAGCAACTAGTGACATGCTGATTGGTCCAGACTGGGCAATTAACATAGAGTTGTGTGATATAATTAATATGGACCCTAG GCAAGCAAAGGATGCAATAAAGATACTTAAGAAGCGTTTGAGCAGTAAAAATCCCCAAATACAACTTTTGGCTCTTTTT GCACTGGAAACCCTTAGTAAAAATTGTGGTGACAGTGTATTTCAGCAGATCATTGAACAGGATATCTTACATGAAATGGTTAAAATAGTGAAGAAG CCAGACTTACGTGTGAGGGAAAagatattgattttgattgATACATGGCAAGAAGCTTTTGGAGGACCAAGTGGAAAATATCCACAGTACCTTGCAGCATATAATGAATTAAAG TCTGCTGGAGTTGAATTTCCCCCACGAGAAGAGAATAGTGCTCctttcttcactcctccccaaACCCTGCCAGTTCATCTTGCTGCTGCAGAATATGATGATGCTTCTATTCAGGCTTCTCTTCATTCAGATGCATCTGGCCTTAG TTTGCCAGAGATCCAGAATGCTCAAGGGCTGGCAGATGTATTGACTGAAATGGTTAATGCCTTGGATCCTAAAAATCCTGAG GTTGAGAACCAGGAGGTGATTGCTGAACTTGTTGACCAGTGTCGCTCATACCAAAAGCGTGTTATGCTTCTTGTAAATGAGACTTC GGATGAGCAGCTTTTAGGTCAGGGATTGGCACTGAATGACAGTCTTCAGCGAGTGCTTTGTCAACATGACAATATTGTAAAAGGAACTCCAGATACAGGCACAAGAGGAACAGAAACGTCAACTCTGCCACTTGTATATGTAACCAATGAAGAGGATGAGTCAGACGTTGATTTTGCCCAACTAGCCCATAG GTCCTCACGAGATACGAATGCACAGAGAGCCAATGCCAAGGCAGAACCCGTGAGAGTAAACCCAATTCTTCCTCCACCACCAGCACCAAAGAAACCAATCTTCACAGATGCTGGTATGATTGACTATCTCAGTGGTGATGCATACAAAACAGAAGCATCCCATGAACAATCTGAACCAACTTCATATGCCGTGCCCCTTCATTCTAGTCCTACTAATCCTGCCTCAACCGCTGCAACACTATCTTCCTCTCCACCTTATTCCCCAAGTACTCCATCGCGAATTTTAAGCAAACAGCCTGTGTATGATGAACCACCTCCCATCAATAAATCCTCAGAAAGCCTTCCTCTATCTCCCTTGGAAACACAATCTCCAGGCTTCCTTCTGCCGCCCCCTTCAAGCTATAATCAGAGACAGCAGTTTTTTGAGCAACAAGGTGTTCCTCATTCAAGTTCTGGGTTCAGTTCCGCAGATGACAGCTTGTTGGCACAAACCCAGAATTTGTCTCTGAATTCATCTACTCCAACCAAACAAGAGAAGACAGAAGATGTCCTTTTTAAAGATCTAGTTGACTTTGCAAAATCTAAAACCTCATCCTCTTCCAAACCCAGTAGGCCATTTTGA